A DNA window from Canis lupus dingo isolate Sandy chromosome 2, ASM325472v2, whole genome shotgun sequence contains the following coding sequences:
- the DISP3 gene encoding protein dispatched homolog 3 isoform X2, producing the protein MDPEDDPLLQDVWLEEEQEEEEAAGEASGRAPRAGPRAEPAGQCCWRRWAWPSGPPASGFWSTLGWAFTNPCCAGLVLFLGCSIPMALSAFMFLYYPPLDIDISYNAFEIRNHEASQRFDALALALKSQFGSWGRNRRDLADFTSETLQRLISEQLQLLHLGNRSRPATGSPRAAPGGDPGHEPPAGRGGRVRREAPPPRDQAANQGEGPLNRRPEGGRCRRSAPPPAAAAANQSRARRGASRWDYSRSYVSANTQTHAHWRIELIFLARGDAERNIFTSERLVTIHEVERKIMDHPGFREFCWKPHEVLKDLPLGSYSYCSPPSSLMTYFFPTERGGKIYYDGMGQDLADIRGSLELAMTHPEFYWYVDEGLSAENLKSSLLRSEILFGAPLPNYYSVDDRWEEQRAKFQSFVVTYVAMLAKQSTSKVQVLYGGTDLFDYEVRRTFNNDMLLAFISSSCIAALVYILTSCSVFLSFFGIASIGLSCLVALFLYHVVFGIQYLGILNGVAAFVIVGIGVDDVFVFINTYRQATHLEDPQLRMIHTIQTAGKATFFTSLTTAAAYAANVFSQIPAVHDFGLFMSLIVSCCWLAVLFTMPAALGIWSLYVAPLETACQTSCHHKCGRKSSLHFPGDVFATAQRAGGSPAQGPLPYLDDDIPLLNVEEEPVSLELGDVSLVSVPPESLQPAPDRGSRGQLIAQLQELLHHWALWSAVKSRWVIVGLFVSVLILSLVFASRLRPASRAPLLFRPDTNIQVLLDLKYNLSAEGISCITCSGLFQEKPHSLQNNIRTSLEKKKRGSGVPWASRTEATPQDSPGTVYVSKMKSRGHPAVYRFSLNASLPAPWQIVSPGDGEVPSFQVYRAPLGNFTKKLTACMSTVGLLQPASPSRRWMVTTLACDAKRGWKFDFSFYAAAKEQQHTRKVYFAQSHKPPFHGRVCAAPPGCLLSSSPDGPTKGFFYVPSEKAPKARLSATFGFNPCVNTGCGKPAVRPLVDTGAMVFVVFGIIGINRTRQVDNHVIGDPGSVIYDSGFDLFKELGHLCRLCKAIAENSELVKPGGAQCLPSGYSTSSFLQMLHPECRELPEPNLLPGQLSHGAVGVKEGRVQWISMAFESTYSDYLRWESFLQQQLQTFPEGSALRRGFQTCEHWKQIFMEIIGVQSALYGLALSLLICVAAVAVFTTHVLLLLPVLLSILGIVCLVVTIMYWSGWEMGAVEAISLSILVGSSVDYCVHLVEGYLLAGENLPPHQAEDAHSQRQWRTLEAVRHVGVAIVSSALTTVIATVPLFFCIIAPFAKFGKIVALNTGVSILYTLTVSTALLGVMAPGSFTRTRTSFLKALGAVLLAGALGLAACLALLRSGYKIPLPAGASL; encoded by the exons ATGGACCCGGAGGATGACCCCTTGCTGCAAGACGTGTGGCTagaagaggagcaggaggaggaggaggcggcgggcgaGGCCTCCGGGAGGGCCCCGCGGGCAGGGCCGCGCGCCGAGCCCGCGGGGCAGTGTTGCTGGCGGCGCTGGGCCTGGCCTTCTGGGCCGCCGGCCTCGGGCTTCTGGAGCACCCTGGGCTGGGCCTTCACCAACCCGTGCTGCGCGGGGCTGGTGCTCTTCCTGGGCTGCAGCATCCCCATGGCGCTGTCGGCCTTCATGTTCCTCTACTACCCGCCGCTGGACATCGACATCTCCTACAACGCCTTCGAGATCCGCAACCACGAGGCCTCCCAGCGCTTCGACGCCCTGGCGCTGGCGCTCAAGTCCCAGTTCGGGTCCTGGGGGCGCAACCGGCGCGACCTGGCCGACTTCACCTCCGAGACGCTGCAGCGCCTCATCTCGGAGCAGCTGCAGCTGCTGCACCTGGGCAACCGCTCTCGGCCGGCGACCGGGTCCCCGCGCGCTGCCCCCGGGGGCGACCCCGGCCACGAGCCACCTGCCGGGCGCGGGGGGCGTGTTCggcgcgaggccccgcccccgcgggacCAGGCAGCCAACCAGGGCGAAGGCCCGCTGAATCGGCGGCCCGAGGGGGGGCGGTGCCGACgcagcgccccgccccccgccgcggccgCGGCCAATCAGAGCCGGGCCCGCCGAGGGGCCTCGCGCTGGGACTACTCGCGCTCGTACGTGAGCGCCAACACGCAGACGCATGCGCACTGGCGCATCGAGCTCATCTTCCTGGCGCGCGGCGACGCGGAGCGCAACATCTTCACGAGCGAGCGGCTGGTCACCATCCACGAGGTTGAGCGCAAGATCATGGACCACCCGGGCTTCCGCGAGTTCTGCTGGAAGCCCCACGAGGTGCTCAAGGACCTGCCGCTGGGCTCCTACTCCTACTGCTCCCCGCCCAGCTCGCTCATGACCTACTTCTTCCCCACCGAGAGAGGCGGCAAGATCTACTACGACGGCATGGGCCAGGACCTGGCGGACATCCGCG gctcCCTGGAGCTGGCCATGACTCACCCGGAGTTCTACTGGTATGTGGACGAGGGCCTCTCCGCAGAAAACCTCAAGAGCTCCCTCCTGCGCAGCGAGATCCTGTTTGGAGCACCCCTGCCCAACTACTACTCGGTGGACGATCGCTGGGAGGAGCAGCGGGCCAAGTTTCAGAGCTTTGTGGTCACCTATGTGGCCATGCTGGCCAAGCAGTCTACTAG CAAAGTCCAGGTTCTGTACGGGGGGACGGACCTCTTTGATTACGAGGTACGCAGAACCTTCAACAATGACATGCTCCTGGCCTTCATCAGCAGCAGCTGCATCGCGGCCCTCGTCTACATCCTCACCTCCTGCTCAG TGTTCCTGTCCTTCTTCGGGATCGCCAGCATTGGCCTCAGCTGTCTGGTGGCGCTCTTTCTGTACCACGTGGTCTTTGGTATCCAGTACCTGGGCATCCTCAATGGGGTGGCTGCCTTCGTGATAGTGGGCATCG GTGTGGACGACGTCTTTGTGTTCATCAACACCTACCGCCAGGCCACCCACCTGGAAGACCCACAGCTGCGGATGATCCACACCATCCAGACGGCGGGCAAGGCCACCTTCTTCACCTCCCTGACCACAGCTGCCGCCTATGCAGCTAATGTTTTCTCCCAG ATCCCGGCCGTCCACGACTTTGGCCTGTTCATGTCCCTCATCGTGTCCTGCTGCTGGCTGGCCGTGCTCTTCACCATGCCGGCCGCCCTGGGCATCTGGAGCCTCTACGTGGCGCCGCTGGAGACTGCCTGCCAGACCAG CTGCCACCACAAGTGTGGGCGCAAGAGCTCCCTGCACTTCCCCGGGGACGTGTTCGCTACTGCCCAGCGGGCCGGGGgcagccctgcccagggccccctgcCCTACCTGGACGATGACATCCCCTTGCTGAACGTTGAGGAGGAGCCCG TGTCGCTGGAGCTGGGGGACGTGTCCCTGGTGTCTGTGCCCCCCGAGAGCCTCCAGCCAGCCCCCGACCGGGGCAGCCGGGGCCAGCTCATCGCCCAGCTGCAGGAGCTGCTGCACCACTGGGCCCTGTGGTCCGCCGTCAAGAGCCGCTGGGTGATCGTAG GGCTCTTCGTCTCCGTCCTCATCCTGTCCCTGGTGTTTGCCAGCCGGCTCCGCCCCGCCAGCCGGGCCCCCTTGCTCTTCCGGCCTGATACCAACATCCAGGTGCTGCTGGATCTCAAGTACAACCTGAGCGCGGAGGGCATATCCTGCATCACCTGTTCAG GTCTGTTCCAGGAGAAGCCCCACAGCCTGCAGAACAACATCCGCACGTCCCTGGAGAAGAAGAAGCGGGGCTCAGGGGTCCCCTGGGCCAGCCGGACTGAGGCCACCCCACAGG ACTCCCCAGGCACCGTGTATGTCTCCAAGATGAAGAGTAGAGGCCACCCGGCCGTGTACAGGTTCTCCCTCAACGCCAGCCTGCCCGCCCCGTGGCAGATCGTGTCCCCCGGGGACGGGGAGGTGCCCTCCTTCCAG GTGTATAGAGCGCCTTTGGGTAACTTCACCAAGAAGCTGACCGCTTGTATGTCTACAGTAGGGCTGCTCCAGCCGGCGAGCCCCTCCCGCAGGTGGATGGTGACGACCCTGGCCTGCGACGCCAAGCGGGGCTGGAAGTTCGACTTCAGCTTCTACGCGGCCGCCAAGGAGCAGCAGCACACCAG GAAGGTGTACTTCGCTCAGTCCCACAAGCCTCCCTTCCACGGGCGCGTGTGCGCGGCCCCTCCCGGCTGCCTGCTCAGCTCCAGCCCCGACGGCCCCACCAAAGGCTTCTTCTACGTGCCCAGTGAGAAAG CGCCCAAGGCCCGCCTCTCGGCCACCTTCGGCTTCAACCCCTGCGTGAACACGGGCTGCGGGAAGCCAGCCGTGCGGCCGCTGGTGGACACGGGGGCCATGGTCTTCGTGGTCTTCGGCATCATCGGCATCAACCGCACGCGGCAGGTGGACAACCATGTCATCGGAGACCCG GGCAGCGTCATCTATGACAGCGGCTTTGATCTCTTCAAagaactggggcacctgtgtCGCCTGTGCAAGGCCATCGCGGAGAACTCGGAGCTGGTGAAGCCGGGCGGGGCCCAGTGCCTGCCCTCAG GCTACAGCACCTCCTCCTTCCTGCAGATGCTGCACCCCGAGTGCAGGGAGCTGCCCGAGCCCAACCTGCTCCCGGGGCAGCTGTCCCACGGCGCGGTGGGCGTCAAGGAGGGCCGGGTGCAGTGGATCTCCATGGCCTTTGAGTCG ACGTACTCGGACTATCTGCGCTGGGAGAGCTTCCTCCAGCAGCAGCTGCAGACGTTCCCCGAGGGCTCGGCCCTGCGCCGAGGCTTCCAGACGTGTGAGCACTGGAAGCAGATCTTCATGGAGATCATAG GGGTGCAGAGCGCCCTGTACGGCCTGGCCCTGTCCTTGCTCATCTGTGTGGCCGCGGTGGCCGTGTTCACCACCCACGTGCTGCTCCTGCTGCCCGTGCTCCTGAGTATCCTGG gCATCGTCTGCCTCGTGGTGACCATCATGTACTGGAGCGGCTGGGAGATGGGCGCCGTCGAGGCCATCTCCCTGTCCATCCTCGTCGGCTCCTCCGTGGACTACTGCGTCCATCTGGTTGAGGGCTACCTGCTGGCCGGAGAGAACCTGCCCCCCCACCAGGCCGAG GACGCCCACTCGCAGCGCCAGTGGCGGACGCTGGAGGCCGTGCGGCACGTGGGGGTGGCCATCGTGTCCAGCGCCCTCACCACGGTCATCGCCACGGTGCCGCTCTTCTTCTGCATCATCGCCCCGTTTGCCAAGTTCGGCAAGATCGTGGCGCTCAACACAGGCGTGTCCATCCTCTACACGCTCACGGTCAGCACGGCCCTGCTCGGCGTCATGGCACCCGGCTCCTTCACCCGGACCAGGACTTCCTTCCTCAAGGCCCTGGGCGCCGTGCTCCTGGCgggggccctgggcctggccgcCTGCCTCGCGCTGCTCCGGAGCGGCTACAAGATCCCGCTGCCCGCCGGGGCCTCCCTATAG
- the DISP3 gene encoding protein dispatched homolog 3 isoform X1 — MDPEDDPLLQDVWLEEEQEEEEAAGEASGRAPRAGPRAEPAGQCCWRRWAWPSGPPASGFWSTLGWAFTNPCCAGLVLFLGCSIPMALSAFMFLYYPPLDIDISYNAFEIRNHEASQRFDALALALKSQFGSWGRNRRDLADFTSETLQRLISEQLQLLHLGNRSRPATGSPRAAPGGDPGHEPPAGRGGRVRREAPPPRDQAANQGEGPLNRRPEGGRCRRSAPPPAAAAANQSRARRGASRWDYSRSYVSANTQTHAHWRIELIFLARGDAERNIFTSERLVTIHEVERKIMDHPGFREFCWKPHEVLKDLPLGSYSYCSPPSSLMTYFFPTERGGKIYYDGMGQDLADIRGSLELAMTHPEFYWYVDEGLSAENLKSSLLRSEILFGAPLPNYYSVDDRWEEQRAKFQSFVVTYVAMLAKQSTSKVQVLYGGTDLFDYEVRRTFNNDMLLAFISSSCIAALVYILTSCSVFLSFFGIASIGLSCLVALFLYHVVFGIQYLGILNGVAAFVIVGIGVDDVFVFINTYRQATHLEDPQLRMIHTIQTAGKATFFTSLTTAAAYAANVFSQIPAVHDFGLFMSLIVSCCWLAVLFTMPAALGIWSLYVAPLETACQTSCHHKCGRKSSLHFPGDVFATAQRAGGSPAQGPLPYLDDDIPLLNVEEEPVSLELGDVSLVSVPPESLQPAPDRGSRGQLIAQLQELLHHWALWSAVKSRWVIVGLFVSVLILSLVFASRLRPASRAPLLFRPDTNIQVLLDLKYNLSAEGISCITCSGLFQEKPHSLQNNIRTSLEKKKRGSGVPWASRTEATPQDSPGTVYVSKMKSRGHPAVYRFSLNASLPAPWQIVSPGDGEVPSFQVYRAPLGNFTKKLTACMSTVGLLQPASPSRRWMVTTLACDAKRGWKFDFSFYAAAKEQQHTRKVYFAQSHKPPFHGRVCAAPPGCLLSSSPDGPTKGFFYVPSEKAPKARLSATFGFNPCVNTGCGKPAVRPLVDTGAMVFVVFGIIGINRTRQVDNHVIGDPGSVIYDSGFDLFKELGHLCRLCKAIAENSELVKPGGAQCLPSGYSTSSFLQMLHPECRELPEPNLLPGQLSHGAVGVKEGRVQWISMAFESTTYKGKSSFQTYSDYLRWESFLQQQLQTFPEGSALRRGFQTCEHWKQIFMEIIGVQSALYGLALSLLICVAAVAVFTTHVLLLLPVLLSILGIVCLVVTIMYWSGWEMGAVEAISLSILVGSSVDYCVHLVEGYLLAGENLPPHQAEDAHSQRQWRTLEAVRHVGVAIVSSALTTVIATVPLFFCIIAPFAKFGKIVALNTGVSILYTLTVSTALLGVMAPGSFTRTRTSFLKALGAVLLAGALGLAACLALLRSGYKIPLPAGASL; from the exons ATGGACCCGGAGGATGACCCCTTGCTGCAAGACGTGTGGCTagaagaggagcaggaggaggaggaggcggcgggcgaGGCCTCCGGGAGGGCCCCGCGGGCAGGGCCGCGCGCCGAGCCCGCGGGGCAGTGTTGCTGGCGGCGCTGGGCCTGGCCTTCTGGGCCGCCGGCCTCGGGCTTCTGGAGCACCCTGGGCTGGGCCTTCACCAACCCGTGCTGCGCGGGGCTGGTGCTCTTCCTGGGCTGCAGCATCCCCATGGCGCTGTCGGCCTTCATGTTCCTCTACTACCCGCCGCTGGACATCGACATCTCCTACAACGCCTTCGAGATCCGCAACCACGAGGCCTCCCAGCGCTTCGACGCCCTGGCGCTGGCGCTCAAGTCCCAGTTCGGGTCCTGGGGGCGCAACCGGCGCGACCTGGCCGACTTCACCTCCGAGACGCTGCAGCGCCTCATCTCGGAGCAGCTGCAGCTGCTGCACCTGGGCAACCGCTCTCGGCCGGCGACCGGGTCCCCGCGCGCTGCCCCCGGGGGCGACCCCGGCCACGAGCCACCTGCCGGGCGCGGGGGGCGTGTTCggcgcgaggccccgcccccgcgggacCAGGCAGCCAACCAGGGCGAAGGCCCGCTGAATCGGCGGCCCGAGGGGGGGCGGTGCCGACgcagcgccccgccccccgccgcggccgCGGCCAATCAGAGCCGGGCCCGCCGAGGGGCCTCGCGCTGGGACTACTCGCGCTCGTACGTGAGCGCCAACACGCAGACGCATGCGCACTGGCGCATCGAGCTCATCTTCCTGGCGCGCGGCGACGCGGAGCGCAACATCTTCACGAGCGAGCGGCTGGTCACCATCCACGAGGTTGAGCGCAAGATCATGGACCACCCGGGCTTCCGCGAGTTCTGCTGGAAGCCCCACGAGGTGCTCAAGGACCTGCCGCTGGGCTCCTACTCCTACTGCTCCCCGCCCAGCTCGCTCATGACCTACTTCTTCCCCACCGAGAGAGGCGGCAAGATCTACTACGACGGCATGGGCCAGGACCTGGCGGACATCCGCG gctcCCTGGAGCTGGCCATGACTCACCCGGAGTTCTACTGGTATGTGGACGAGGGCCTCTCCGCAGAAAACCTCAAGAGCTCCCTCCTGCGCAGCGAGATCCTGTTTGGAGCACCCCTGCCCAACTACTACTCGGTGGACGATCGCTGGGAGGAGCAGCGGGCCAAGTTTCAGAGCTTTGTGGTCACCTATGTGGCCATGCTGGCCAAGCAGTCTACTAG CAAAGTCCAGGTTCTGTACGGGGGGACGGACCTCTTTGATTACGAGGTACGCAGAACCTTCAACAATGACATGCTCCTGGCCTTCATCAGCAGCAGCTGCATCGCGGCCCTCGTCTACATCCTCACCTCCTGCTCAG TGTTCCTGTCCTTCTTCGGGATCGCCAGCATTGGCCTCAGCTGTCTGGTGGCGCTCTTTCTGTACCACGTGGTCTTTGGTATCCAGTACCTGGGCATCCTCAATGGGGTGGCTGCCTTCGTGATAGTGGGCATCG GTGTGGACGACGTCTTTGTGTTCATCAACACCTACCGCCAGGCCACCCACCTGGAAGACCCACAGCTGCGGATGATCCACACCATCCAGACGGCGGGCAAGGCCACCTTCTTCACCTCCCTGACCACAGCTGCCGCCTATGCAGCTAATGTTTTCTCCCAG ATCCCGGCCGTCCACGACTTTGGCCTGTTCATGTCCCTCATCGTGTCCTGCTGCTGGCTGGCCGTGCTCTTCACCATGCCGGCCGCCCTGGGCATCTGGAGCCTCTACGTGGCGCCGCTGGAGACTGCCTGCCAGACCAG CTGCCACCACAAGTGTGGGCGCAAGAGCTCCCTGCACTTCCCCGGGGACGTGTTCGCTACTGCCCAGCGGGCCGGGGgcagccctgcccagggccccctgcCCTACCTGGACGATGACATCCCCTTGCTGAACGTTGAGGAGGAGCCCG TGTCGCTGGAGCTGGGGGACGTGTCCCTGGTGTCTGTGCCCCCCGAGAGCCTCCAGCCAGCCCCCGACCGGGGCAGCCGGGGCCAGCTCATCGCCCAGCTGCAGGAGCTGCTGCACCACTGGGCCCTGTGGTCCGCCGTCAAGAGCCGCTGGGTGATCGTAG GGCTCTTCGTCTCCGTCCTCATCCTGTCCCTGGTGTTTGCCAGCCGGCTCCGCCCCGCCAGCCGGGCCCCCTTGCTCTTCCGGCCTGATACCAACATCCAGGTGCTGCTGGATCTCAAGTACAACCTGAGCGCGGAGGGCATATCCTGCATCACCTGTTCAG GTCTGTTCCAGGAGAAGCCCCACAGCCTGCAGAACAACATCCGCACGTCCCTGGAGAAGAAGAAGCGGGGCTCAGGGGTCCCCTGGGCCAGCCGGACTGAGGCCACCCCACAGG ACTCCCCAGGCACCGTGTATGTCTCCAAGATGAAGAGTAGAGGCCACCCGGCCGTGTACAGGTTCTCCCTCAACGCCAGCCTGCCCGCCCCGTGGCAGATCGTGTCCCCCGGGGACGGGGAGGTGCCCTCCTTCCAG GTGTATAGAGCGCCTTTGGGTAACTTCACCAAGAAGCTGACCGCTTGTATGTCTACAGTAGGGCTGCTCCAGCCGGCGAGCCCCTCCCGCAGGTGGATGGTGACGACCCTGGCCTGCGACGCCAAGCGGGGCTGGAAGTTCGACTTCAGCTTCTACGCGGCCGCCAAGGAGCAGCAGCACACCAG GAAGGTGTACTTCGCTCAGTCCCACAAGCCTCCCTTCCACGGGCGCGTGTGCGCGGCCCCTCCCGGCTGCCTGCTCAGCTCCAGCCCCGACGGCCCCACCAAAGGCTTCTTCTACGTGCCCAGTGAGAAAG CGCCCAAGGCCCGCCTCTCGGCCACCTTCGGCTTCAACCCCTGCGTGAACACGGGCTGCGGGAAGCCAGCCGTGCGGCCGCTGGTGGACACGGGGGCCATGGTCTTCGTGGTCTTCGGCATCATCGGCATCAACCGCACGCGGCAGGTGGACAACCATGTCATCGGAGACCCG GGCAGCGTCATCTATGACAGCGGCTTTGATCTCTTCAAagaactggggcacctgtgtCGCCTGTGCAAGGCCATCGCGGAGAACTCGGAGCTGGTGAAGCCGGGCGGGGCCCAGTGCCTGCCCTCAG GCTACAGCACCTCCTCCTTCCTGCAGATGCTGCACCCCGAGTGCAGGGAGCTGCCCGAGCCCAACCTGCTCCCGGGGCAGCTGTCCCACGGCGCGGTGGGCGTCAAGGAGGGCCGGGTGCAGTGGATCTCCATGGCCTTTGAGTCG ACCACGTACAAGGGCAAGTCCTCCTTCCAGACGTACTCGGACTATCTGCGCTGGGAGAGCTTCCTCCAGCAGCAGCTGCAGACGTTCCCCGAGGGCTCGGCCCTGCGCCGAGGCTTCCAGACGTGTGAGCACTGGAAGCAGATCTTCATGGAGATCATAG GGGTGCAGAGCGCCCTGTACGGCCTGGCCCTGTCCTTGCTCATCTGTGTGGCCGCGGTGGCCGTGTTCACCACCCACGTGCTGCTCCTGCTGCCCGTGCTCCTGAGTATCCTGG gCATCGTCTGCCTCGTGGTGACCATCATGTACTGGAGCGGCTGGGAGATGGGCGCCGTCGAGGCCATCTCCCTGTCCATCCTCGTCGGCTCCTCCGTGGACTACTGCGTCCATCTGGTTGAGGGCTACCTGCTGGCCGGAGAGAACCTGCCCCCCCACCAGGCCGAG GACGCCCACTCGCAGCGCCAGTGGCGGACGCTGGAGGCCGTGCGGCACGTGGGGGTGGCCATCGTGTCCAGCGCCCTCACCACGGTCATCGCCACGGTGCCGCTCTTCTTCTGCATCATCGCCCCGTTTGCCAAGTTCGGCAAGATCGTGGCGCTCAACACAGGCGTGTCCATCCTCTACACGCTCACGGTCAGCACGGCCCTGCTCGGCGTCATGGCACCCGGCTCCTTCACCCGGACCAGGACTTCCTTCCTCAAGGCCCTGGGCGCCGTGCTCCTGGCgggggccctgggcctggccgcCTGCCTCGCGCTGCTCCGGAGCGGCTACAAGATCCCGCTGCCCGCCGGGGCCTCCCTATAG